agccaggggtgcagtgtcccctccctgagccccaggacagcacaaacagcaggaggagggacaggcaccAAATTGTcatcagcagcagcccctgcccagctctgtgctcttctGGGGGAACTCTGCTCATCCCATGTGAGCAAAGAGCCCACGCTTGAGGGGACACTCACGGAGATGCCCACGTAGACAGCTGTCTTCTTCCCAAAATGGGTCAGGAACCACTGCCAGAAGGGAATGGTCAAGGTGGCCGAGAGCTGTGGGAAGAGAAGGGTCATGGTTGGCTCCTCTCTATGGGAAAGGCCCATCCCAGCAAGGACCAGCTCCTGGCACGGCCTCCTcccatcccaaattccagcaCCTGCTATTTCCACACgctcctggggctggcacaAAGCCACAAGAGGTGTTGGGGCCACCTCCTCCcgcagtgcccagccctggcagcacacCTGTCCCGACAGAGCGAGGATCTGACTCGATCCTCGCTGCTGGTCCTGTCACCCGCGCACAGCGCGGCCCGGAGCCACCGTGGGCCCTTCCACCCCGCTGAGGAGAGAACAGGAACAAGGCAAGCTGGAAAGAGCTCCCAAGGAGCTGTTTTGCTCCCTGTTCCTGGCAGGAAACACTGAGATCATTTTCTCAAAGCGGGGATGGGAGGGAGACAAGTGGCAGGATTTGGACAAAAGGCCCCCATGGCTCCTGGTCTCCCCCGTCTGTGGCCTTGTTCACACAGGAACAAAGGCCCCGCTGTTCCTGCCAACACACCCGGCCCTTGCAGGGCATTtggcagctgcttctccctgccctgctcccagggcaccTCTGAtcactgtccctgtgtccctgtccctcccttcACCCCACGGAGCCCCTCTCCCACGCCAGCCCCCAGGACGGGGCCGTACCCACCATGATGGCCAGGAGGATGTTCTGGAACTCGTTGCGGAATCCCAGGGTGTAGGTGCAGAAGAGGGCGAAGtttccctccagcagctgtggaaaaggCAGCCAGGGGTCAGGGGGGACACGTCTGTCCTCACAAAGCTCAGGCAGGGGAAGAAAGCGGCCATTCACCGAGGGCAGGAGGCCACATCCTCTTTCCTCTGCTCGGGGTTCATCCATCACGTGCTGCCAGCCCCCGGGATtgtccccacagccacccccacgctgtcccctgtccccagcacctccagctcacCATGAAGGCCAGCGAGGTGAAGAGGAAGCCGGCGATGAGCCTGATGTAAGGCCCGTGGTTCATCACCAGCTTCAGCCCCTGGAAGAAGGAGACAGGCTCGTCCGACTGCAGCTCGGAGGAttctggggagcagagatcaGCCCAGGGTTAGATCTGCCCCAAAACAGCACCCATGGGTGCCCCATCCTGTCCCCCACAACCCCTgcacccacagcagcccagcccaaGGGAGTCAGAGCAGGCCCTGCCCTCAGCCCCATGGATTCCCCCAGgatgagcagggagagggaaggacaCAAGTTTGGATATCACATCCCCccctggctggcactgccaaCCTTGGCCAGGCAGAAATGGGTGAGATAAAGGTTATctcacagctcccagagctgctctgttctcctgcccttctgcagcacctccccagacccagagctcagctccaccTGCCCTCTCCTCAGGGAGACCCCACAAACGAGGGGCCAAAACCTCGGCCAGACCCCTGGAGAGGGAGGAACAGCAGCGTTTCCACAAGAAATTCCAAACATTCCAGCCtcacctctcctctccctcacgcccagcagcaggatgagggcaCAGAGGATGTAGAGCCCCCCGATGACCCCCGCAGCGATCATGTAGGCGTTTCTCTGTGCAAGACAGGGAGCAGCAGTCAGGGAAGGGGCTCATCCCGGGATCAAGGCTGCTCTGGGGGATCTCCAGCTCACCGTGTCCGTGAGTGATGCCGTATCATGGGTCGTGTTCAGCTCCTCCATGGCCACCGAGGAGTTGGGCAAGCCGAAGAAGAAGGGGCTCCCGATGCAGGGGGTGTCCACCTTGCCAACGATCTGGCCCTGGatggcagtgcccagcacgGTGCCCAGCACCTCCACGGTCATACCTGGAGGGAGAGGCCAGCAGGAATGAGCCCTTGGCCACAgcagagcatccccagggctgggattcaGCGCCCGTCCCAGGGAGAAAtgagccagcccagctgtgcttccCTCCAAATCCCCAAGGGATAAAGGGAAANNNNNNNNNNNNNNNNNNNNNNNNNNNNNNNNNNNNNNNNNNNNNNNNNNNNNNNNNNNNNNNNNNNNNNNNNNNNNNNNNNNNNNNNNNNNNNNNNNNNNNNNNNNNNNNNNNNNNNNNNNNNNNNNNNNNNNNNNNNNNNNNNNNNNNNNNNNNNNNNNNNNNNNNNNNNNNNNNNNNNNNNNNNNNNNNNNNNNNNNNNNNNNNNNNNNNNNNNNNNNNNNNNNNNNNNNNNNNNNNNNNNNNNNNNNNNNNNNNNNNNNNNNNNNNNNNNNNNNNNNNNNNNNNNNNNNNNNNNNNNNNNNNNNNNNNNNNNNNNNNNNNNNNNNNNNNNNNNNNNNNNNNNNNNNNNNNNNNNNNNNNNNNNNNNNNNNNNNNNNNNNNNNNNNNNNNNNNNNNNNNNNNNNNNNNNNNNNNNNNNNNNNNNNNNNNNNNNNNNNNNNNNNNNNNNNNNNNNNNNNNNNNNNNNNNNNNNNNNNNNNNNNNNNNNNNNNNNNNNNNNNNNNNNNNNNNNNNNNNNNNNNNNNNNNNNNNNNNNNNNNNNNNNNNNNNNNNNNNNNNNNNNNNNNNNNNNNNNNNNNNNNNNNNNNNNNNNNNNNNNNNNNNNNNNNNNNNNNNNNNNNNNNNNNNNNNNNNNNNNNNNNNNNNNNNNNNNNNNNNNNNNNNNNNNNNNNNNNNNNNNNNNNNNNNNNNNNNNNNNNNNNNNNNNNNNNNNNNNNNNNNNNNNNNNNNNNNAGGGGGGGCTCTTACGGTAGGCAGTGGCCGAGTCCCGCTcgctctgctccctgctgatGAACATGGTCAGGGCTGAGTAAGGCACGTGGAAGCACTGCAATGGCACAAGGAGAAGTGGCTCAGGGAGGGTGGAACAGCCCTGGGGACCTGGGGCAGGGTGGTTTCTGcccctctctgcagctcagcaaggggcaggcagggattgGCAGCCTCCATCCCAGGTGTGAGCAGAGCCTGACTCACCGTCACGAGGGTCTGGAAGGCACAGTAGAAGACGAGATACCACATCACTTGTCCTTTGGAGATGTCTGGCACAAACCAGATGAGGAAGTAGGAGATGATGGCAAAAGGAGTGGAGAACATGATCCTTTGAGAGAACAAAATGTCAGCCTgaccagcccagctccccctgcTTCCACACATCCCCTGGGGCTCAGGTGTCTGATCTGGgggctcctgagctgctccagggtgaTCCAAACCAcgctggaggcagcagctcaggcctCACAGGGTTGGAAGAGCTGACTCAGTGTTCCAGAGAAGAGCTTTCCTTGCACTAACAGAGATGTCTCCTTCCACGGAAGGGATTgatctgctcctgccttggctTCCACCCCCGGCCCCGACCTCTCCcccaggcagcactgctgtgttcagCAGGATGCAATCACCTCCTTCATCCTGGcaagggctggggagcagctggggaacAGCCAGGCAGCTCAGCCTTGCTCCCCAGCAGCCAAAAAACCTCTCACCAGCTTGGCTTTGCTGCCAAGGCCCCCcaagccctgctcctggggtcAGCCCTGCTCTCTGAGAGGCTGGCTCCTTCCTCCACCTCTGCCCAGCCTTCCCGAGCTGTGGGAGGAGTGACACGGGATGCAAAACACAACAGAGGATCAGAGGGGACTGCTCAAGTGCTGGGCCTTGGCAGGAATTCCCGCAGGATCTGCCAGCAAGGGCATCTGCCCACTTCATGCAGCACATCTCATaacccctgtcctgctgcaggacagctggggcacagctctgccctgcacgggcacctggggacacccagggacaccNNNNNNNNNNNNNNNNNNNNNNNNNNNNNNNNNNNNNNNNNNNNNNNNNNNNNNNNNNNNNNNNNNNNNNNNNNNNNNNNNNNNNNNNNNNNNNNNNNNNNNNNNNNNNNNNNNNNNNNNNNNNNNNNNNNNNNNNNNNNNNNNNNNNNNNNNNNNNNNNNNNNNNNNNNNNNNNNNNNNNNNNNNNNNNNNNNNNNNNNNNNNNNNNNNNNNNNNNNNNNNNNNNNNNNNNNNNNNNNNNNNNNNNNNNNNNNNNNNNNNNNNNNNNNNNNNNNNNNNNNNNNNNNNNNNNNNNNNNNNNNNNNNNNNNNNNNNNNNNNNNNNNNNNNNNNNNNNNNNNNNNNNNNNNNNNNNNNNNNNNNNNNNNNNNNNNNNNNNNNNNNNNNNNNNNNNNNNNNNNNNNNNNNNNNNNNNNNNNNNNNNNNNNNNNNNNNNNNNNNNNNNNNNNNNNNNNNNNNNNNNNNNNNNNNNNNNNNNNNNNNNNNNNNNNNNNNNNNNNNNNNNNNNNNNNNNNNNNNNNNNNNNNNNNNNNNNNNNNNNNNNNNNNNNNNNNNNNNNNNNNNNNNNNNNNNNNNNNNNNNNNNNNNNNNNNNNNNNNNNNNNNNNNNNNNNNNNNNNNNNNNNNNNNNNNNNNNNNNNNNNNNNNNNCCATGGGCACCCCACAGGCACCCAGGGACACTACAGGCACCCAGGGACACCAtggacacccagggacacacCATGGGACACCATGGGCACCCAGGGGACACCATGGGCACACCACGGGCACCCAGGGGACACACCATGGGACACACCATGGGACACCACAggcacccagggacacccaggggacacACCAGGGGACACCACGGGCACCCAGGGGACACCACGGGCACCCAGGGCCCCCCATTACTCAGGGGCACCCAAGGACACCACAGGCACCCCAGGGGCACCCCAGGAGCACCAGGGGCACCCCAGGGGCACCCAGGGACACACCACAAGCACCTACGGACCCCACGGGCACCCAGGGACCCCACGGGCACCCCATCACCCAGGGGAGCAGGACGGAGTGAAGCGAGCCAGGTGTTGAGTTTAAACCCACGTCTGTTCAAGAGATGGATTTTTCCGGGGGATTTGCGAGCACCCTGCGCTCCACAAACCCCAGGACAGAGGCCCTGGAGCGAGTCCAGCAGAACTGGACACGGCACAGAGCCACTCATGGCCAGGGTACAGCGCGATCTTTCCGTCCGGGCTGACGTTCAGGACGCAAAGCTTAAATTTAAAGCCGGGGAGGGAGCggggagagaaacagaaactcCGTGGATGGAGAGCAGCGACAGAGGCTGCACAGGACACAACACATGCACATTTTTCCTCGCCCACGTCACCCCgttggggaaggagggggggaGGAAAGCTcggagcagctccagcccctcctcgCTGCCGCTTATCTGCGCTCACATCCGCGGAGCCAAGAGAAACGCGGAGCCAAACGTCGAATGAAATCACCAGAGCGGCGTCACGCTCGGCATCGCATGAGCGTCAGATGTGCCAATTCCCCCCAGCGCCGGGCAGCTGAGCCCCGGCCAGGGCTgaccacagctcctggcaggctGAGGAGTGACTGAGAGTAACCCCTGACCCGGGGAGAGGTGATGAAGGCGCTCGGAGGCGGCTGCTGTGACGTGCCCCGGCGCTCATTGGCCCTGCTCGGTGGTGTGTTCCTTTGTGCAGCTCGCACACCCCTTCCCGGCCAGCTTCAACTGTCTGCTGCCCCCAGACCAGGTCAAAGCCAGGGGTTCCTCAGTCACCTCAAGGAAAAGTTTAGTCAGGGAGAAGTCTGCGGTGGTCAAGGAAATGGggatcccagctcagagctgggggcagTGACGTCCATgaggctgggaagaggaggaagcagccaGCAGATGAGGTGGTGGAAGGAAATGCGCCAAAAAAGTGCTTGAAAGAAAGAGAACTGAAAGGAGAGAGGTGGTGGCCCTGAGGGAAGGTGTCCTCTCCCTTCTAAAGAACTGGAACAGCCACAAGCTTtgagctggagccagctgggctTGGTCCTACGGATCAGCCCCTTCAGAGCCCGGCAATGAACCCTCACACACGGCGGGGTCACCTCGCAGGTGTTGAGGGTTGGGGTCAAGCAGCAGCCTTGAGACcaccccagcacctgcagctcctggctttgcacgcagggaaactgaggcagcgCCAGCAGCTCCGCAGCCACGGCGGCACCaccagcctggggctgctcagccccgCAGAGCCAGAAAAACCTGGGTTTAAGAGGTTTAAAATCAGCCTGACTCCATCCAAATTGGGCTCAGCGGGCAGCCCTTGAGCCGCGCACAATAGCAGCGAGCTCCGGCTGCCCCGGCACTGCTGAGGGGCCCAGCGCAAGCCAACAGCTCTGGCTAATTTTAACGGAGCAGGAGGAATGCGGCCACTtcagtcccaccccctgcctcGAGATTAGGGCGAGCAGAACCATCCGTGGCTctcccacacagccctgccgCACTCCCCGCGCTAATCTCCGGACCCCAGaccctgctgcaggcagggagaagCTATTTCAGGCCACGTGTGTGGAGCCCGCCTTCAACAACcgcctgctgctgccctgagctattccaggaaaggcaggaagcaGAGGGTATAATCTGTGGGGGAAAGCACTGCGTCCCTCCAGCTCCACTCTCCCCCCCGAGCCCACCCTCTCTGTATTTCTGCGATCCCACAGGCGCACCAGGTTATTTTAGCCACCCCGTCCCCACTCGGGCATTAATTCTCCACATCCCGTGCAGGAACAGGTGTTCAGGGATGTCCTAAGCCTGCCCTGGGTGCAGGCACGAGCGGTTTGGGGGTTCACAAAGCCCATCCCATCTGCTCCTTCAGCCCGGGGAGCACCCACGTGCAGACACCCAGATCCCTGACAGCTgtttccctgccatgggagCACCCTCGTGACTGTCAGCCGGCACTTCCACCGCCGCTCATCggccacacacacacccccagcCCTCGTCCCTGCGGTGCTGCCACCCTCCCAGGGCCCTGCAGCCACGGCAGGGACAAAGTCCAGCACGGTGACAAGGACATTAGAGCTTGCAGGTGCAGTGACATTGAGGTCAGCCAGGTCCAGCTCGGGACCGGCCAGAGAAACTGGCACAAACTCGAGGCCACCCAGCTGTTGGTGGCACCTGGGGCTTTTTGGAGCTCTTGGCACCTCACCTGGGCGAGCCAGGGCGTCAGCACGTCCTGCCCTGCACACCTCATGCCAGGGGATACCCAAAGCTGACTGGAAGAGCTGTGACACATCAGGAAGGGAAtgcaggctgctggcagcagctcttaCCAGGGCATCAGGCGGCCAAAGCGGGTCCAGGAGGTTTTGCTGATGAAGAAGCCCACCATGGGGTCTGTGATGGCATCCCACACTCGTCCCACAAACAGGATGATGGAGGCATAGAAAGCGTCcacctgcaggaggagaaacTTGTGTCAGGATGTGCAAACCCCCAGCGCTCCCAGCTGCCCTTCGTGAGCCCCTCAGGACCACCCCAACCCCACCTACCGTGACCCCACAACCATCCGGGAGCAGCTCCCcgctctctcctcctccttcagaGGGATTTGAGGCTCCCGGCAGCTCCGAGCGCTGCCCCACCACTCTCTTTCCACACGGAATTCCCACATCTCAGAgctccccaaacccagcccaagGGAACCCACAGCCTCTTCCTCCACGGTTTCCTTCCCCCCGTGTTTCACACCGACCCGGAACGCTGCGGCTCTGTAGGACGGGTCCCGTGCCCCCCCAAAACAGCCACCAGGACCCCGCTTTGTCCCGTGGGCACACCAAACACGGAGCGGCCGCACGGTAACAACACGCCCGGGACGGTCCCGGGGGACACCGCATCACCGGGGGTCCGGGGGGTCGCGGCACCGCCAAGCCCCGAGAGCTCCGTGCCCCGGGCAGAGCGGCCCCGGGAGCTCCGGGACCCCCGGGCAATCCcgccccccagcccagcccagccccaagGCGGCCGTACCTGCGCCACGTCCAGCAGGTAAATCTGGAGGAAGAAGCCGAGGGCGCAGCCCGTGATCTGGTACGGAGCCCCCCCGACGGCGTAGCACAGCTTGCTGCACACCGACAGCCGCTCACGGCTCTCCTGCAACCGGCACCGGCGTTAGCGACCCCGGGAAGCGCCCCCCGCCCCGAGCCAGCCCGGTGCCCCCCTCCGCGTGTCCCCGGTGCCCACCCTGCGGCGGTGCTGGCGGAGAGCGGGCGGCAGGagccccccggccccggccggctccgcgccgccgcccccggccaTGCCGTGCGCGATGAATGGGccgagccgccgccgcccgccctTGTACCGGCCGAGCCCGCCCCGGGAGGACCCGcccccagctgcctcctcctcctcctcctcctcctgctgtcccGGCCCTTCCCCCGGCAGCGCTCCCCTCCCTGCGGCTCCCTGGTTTCACCGCCTCCCCTCTGTCCCACTTGACCTCATCCCTCCATTCTCCTGTTCTTCATCCCTTATCCCCCCactccatcccttccctccatcccagcccttcaTCCCTTGTCGCCGCTGAAGATGAACAGgtcacacggacacaggtcgaggtgtggtgaaaagaagaaacagtttatttttccttccaggatttataggtttctaaccccagccagggatgggatggtcaggataacactttccccctgcactggccatgagagatgcccatcacaagacgtggaacagaaagaatgtacacatatctatgtttacagtccctgtcctgggaaagtctttagaaaaccatggtagcaagctcagaagctgagttttcagggtgacaatCCCTTGGAATCTcagggtggtttgggttggaaggggccttgCAGCCCATCTCATGGCACCTCCCAGACAGGTTGCTCCGAGCCCCATCCTccctggccttgagcacttccagggatggagcatccacctcctctctgggcagcctgtgccagtgccccACCGCCCTGATGGTTAAAAACTTTCTTTACATCTCACCTAAACCTCCGCTCTTTCAGTTTAAACCAtcaccccttgtcctgtcccacAACAGGCCCTGCTGGAAAGGATGCAGGGGACACTCGCAGTGTCCCCCTCCCCggatggacacacagacatCGATCCCAGCCCCTCTCAGCCGTGCCAGCCGCTGTTTGCCCACCAGTGAGCACACACAGACCCGTGTCAGTGTCGTGTCACCCCAGTGACAGCCACCAGCTGCCCTTGGCTCAGGCCACCAGGGCTCAAAGATCGCCCTGAGatgaggctgcagagcagggctgggccaaGGGGGCCAGCGTGGCACGGGTGCCGTGCCCTGAGTGCCACTTGGAGCTGGGCGTGGGGatgggagcaggcaggacagggccTGGGATGCAGCAGAACCTGAGGGATCAGCAGGCTGGgtggcccagcagctccaggcactcCCAGTTTTTGGGAGCACGGAGCTGGTGTCACCACTGACTCACAGTTTCTGGCCCCTCGTACACCTGCAGTGGGTTCCCCTGTCACAGGGATGTGTCACAGAGATGCCACCCCCTCGGGATGGGGGCCTGTGTGGGGCTTCAGGGCGTCCAAATCAGGGACACAAAATACCTCTAAAGAAGCGAGGAGTCAGGTGTGGATAAAGacctgcctcagtttcccttttcACATGGAACACTTCTCGCCAAAGAGCAGAGGGGACTCCTGTGGTGGCACTTGGCCATGTTCTGGGGACCAGACCCCCACTGGGTGTGACCCCAGCACCATTACTCTGCTGCCTTTGTCCTGGGGGCTCCTCACCTCCTGGGAATGCTTTTGACATTCCTGTCCTTGAGCAAAGGCTCAGGAGCTGCCTCCTGGGCAAACACGGATTTAGGGGAACAAAGAGACAGCCTTTGAGACAGAGATTGTGCAGAAACACCACAGATAGGTGAGCCCAGCCTTGCATATGAAGAGGAGAAGTAGACAGACCAGGATTTCCCTGGATTAGGAGGATTTTCTCCCCCAGATCTGCTATTGCACAATTTCCGGTGGGGGATTTGAGCCTTTCCTCCCGAGCAGATGCTCGGGGGGATCCTCACGGTGATAAAGGACCCGCCAAgggctgatcccagctgggatgtccctgcagcagctcctgccaagcCTGGGAACTCCAGGGACCCGCagatggctgggctgggctgctcaCAGGGCCACCGTTGTCACCAGGACCGCTTCAATCACCCCTCTGACAGTGACACTGCACCGGGGGCCTCCACATCCCTCAGCTGGGGACCCCAACGGGGCCTTTTTGGGGATGGCACCCAAATGCTGGCCCTGAGGACATGGAAGGATGGGGGTGCACGATGCCATCCCGCCTGCCACCCACACCTGCCGCTGTCACATCCggcacagcctggagcaggatCTGAGCAAGTGTGAGAGCACCCGAAACCAGACTGCCCTGCCAGGCCGGACAGGAGGGATGGGCTTGGGGACAAACAGCAGCGAGGTGATCCCAGAGCTTTTGGGGGGCCCGCAGATCTTCCTGAGCGTGTGGATGGCACTGCCTGACACCGCAGAGCTTCTCCAGGGCTCAGGGCACCTCCTGCTGTCGGGCAGGGTGTGACAGCGGCAAAAcgaggggagggatggagggagtgaggaggcagcagggctggaagcagcggtgcattttcctctccttttctctgcacTCTCAGAGTGGGTGGCTGCAcgcccagggagctggggctgctgtgacCCCGGGGCTGTGGGCTCTGTCCCCCTCCCTTCAGGCTGGGCAGCGTTCAGtggaggtgctgcagcccaAAGGGGCTTGGGATTTTTTGCAAACCTCCAGCCAACAGCTTCTCGGGGACAAAAGGGACTCACTGCGTGGCTGCTGCCCTGCGCTGCCCACCCCTTTCCTGTGTGGGACCCTGGGGACCGTGTCACAAGGCAGAGGGGGACGAGATGGAGCCAGGATATGTtggcacagcctctgctccctccctgagCATCCAAGGCTCGCACGGGGATGACAGAGCGGCTGGaaggctgctgcagtgggatggggacaccaaGAGGCAGAACCACACCCAGGACACCCCCGAGCCACCTGTCAGGCTCCGGGGGTGGCTGCCCATTTCCGGGAAAGCGCTCTGGGGTCTGGAGCTTcaaagcccagccctgctggaggtGGGGATCCAAAGGCCACAGACACACAGCGTTGCCCTTGCATCATGTGTggagcagtgccagccaccaggGCAGCTCCcgtggggctgtgccagcaccgGGGACACGCAGTGGCACTGTCTGGGGACCTGTGCCAGCACCGTGCAGCTGCGGGGCACGGTGAGGGCTGTCCTGTCCCGTGGGTGGCCCCTCTGTCGCTGTCACCGCAGCCTCCGGAGCTGTCACCCTCCCACGGTGTTAGCAGCGAGAGGCTCTCGGGTGCTGCTCGCCAGGGAGGAAAGGGCGGCGCGGTCCCTCCAGCCCCCTCCAGCTCGGCTTCTGCACCTCCAGAGCACCCGGAGCCCCTCGGAGCCGGGACAGGCTCCTGCCTCACCCTGGGAAAAGCTGGCGGTGTCCCAGAGGCcggggaggaaggggagaagggaggaaggaaggatggagaCGTGGCCGGGCGCTATAGGCTGGGGCAGGGTGCGCTCCTGTGCCTGTGGAGGTGCCGGTGTCACAGCAGGCGGGGCCCGGGCAGTGCCAGCCGTGTCCCCAGCGCCACCAGCGCTTGTCACTGCACAAACCtctgtggcagctctgccctcGGTGCAGGCCGATCTGTGGCTTCACCCGCGCTTCccagagagggaaagggaaaggtgGGAGGGCTCCGGCTGGTGACAGCCCGGCCACACGCCCGGGGCTCCCAGCGTGGCTGGGGACCGGGGCCGAAGCTGAGATCGGAGCACAAAGGGAACATCAACCCGGGCTCCACCGCGATTCCCAGATCCCGCAGCTCCTGCCCCGGCCCCACGGGCGCTGCGGGCAGGAttgggatgctcagggatgctctggaAGGGCCAGGAGGACATTTAGGTCGCTGTGGCCATGGAGAGAAACCACAGCCCCGGGCCGGCACTGTCGCAAAGCTTTGCAGGGTCCGCCGAGCCCCGAGCCAGCAAAGGAAGGGTCGGAGCTTCCCGGGGACACACCGGGACACACCGGGGGACGTGACATGCTTGGGGACAGCCGCCAGCCCAGCGCCCGCTCCCAGCCCcgctgctctgcctgctcagtgCCCTCAGATGGGGcagtggggaaactgaggcaatggggaaactgaggcacggagTGATGGCGGCGCTGTCCCCCCGGGCGGGGGGTGCCCGGTGCGGTGTCAGCCGCGCGTCCCCGTCCCCGCCGCCCCTCGCACGGTGCTCCCGGGGCC
Above is a window of Parus major isolate Abel chromosome 23, Parus_major1.1, whole genome shotgun sequence DNA encoding:
- the MFSD2A gene encoding sodium-dependent lysophosphatidylcholine symporter 1, whose amino-acid sequence is MAGGGGAEPAGAGGLLPPALRQHRRRESRERLSVCSKLCYAVGGAPYQITGCALGFFLQIYLLDVAQVDAFYASIILFVGRVWDAITDPMVGFFISKTSWTRFGRLMPWIMFSTPFAIISYFLIWFVPDISKGQVMWYLVFYCAFQTLVTCFHVPYSALTMFISREQSERDSATAYRMTVEVLGTVLGTAIQGQIVGKVDTPCIGSPFFFGLPNSSVAMEELNTTHDTASLTDTRNAYMIAAGVIGGLYILCALILLLGVRERRESSELQSDEPVSFFQGLKLVMNHGPYIRLIAGFLFTSLAFMLLEGNFALFCTYTLGFRNEFQNILLAIMLSATLTIPFWQWFLTHFGKKTAVYVGISSAIPFLIMVVVLDSNLFVTYVVAVAAGISVAAAFLLPWSMLPDVIDDFKLQHPSSHGHEAIFFSFYVFFTKFTAGVSLGISTLSLDFAGYQTRGCSQPGQVNFTLKMLVSAVPVGLILLSLLLFKLYPIDEEKRKKNKKALQDLREESNSSSESDNTELASIV